One Pochonia chlamydosporia 170 chromosome 5, whole genome shotgun sequence DNA segment encodes these proteins:
- a CDS encoding glycoside hydrolase (similar to Trichoderma reesei QM6a XP_006968335.1), producing MRTQTAVAALLVGSAVANPFPPSVTVKDDAPTKIAHYTPKFPGGGNYMPSKASKKHNAKVSRALKRETGERVNNGNLANYDINNINDGVGNGQDSYTMYWGDGSTGAGWPAKSRWVSFENMFNNYKNTMFNSCGWNGWGANDSGPEVGAIWDGIQKAASATGVDHRFILAVIMQESNGCVRVPTTNYGVRNPGLMQDHNGGASCNDGGYVGNPCPSDTIYKMISEGTAGTNDGDGLANCINEAGTGDVSAFYRAARIYNSGSISSTGQLQNGIATHCYASDIANRLTGWVSASSKCTCDSNPGSCGITTN from the exons ATGCGTACTCAG ACTGCAGTTGCTGCCCTCCTTGTAGGATCGGCCGTCGCCAACCCGTTCCCCCCCTCCGTCACTGTCAAGGACGATGCTCCTACCAAGATTGCCCACTACACGCCCAAGTTCCCCGGCGGTGGCAACTACATGCCGTCCAAGGCCTCCAAGAAGCACAATGCCAAGGTCTCACGGGCTCTGAAGCGAGAAACCGGCGAGAGAgtcaacaacggcaacctcGCCAACtacgacatcaacaacatcaacgacgGTGTTGGCAACGGTCAGGACTCGTACACCATGTACTGGGGTGACGGCAGCACTGGTGCCGGCTGGCCCGCCAAGAGCCGCTGGGTCTCCTTTGAGAACAT GTTCAACAACTACAAGAACACCATGTTCAACTCTTGCGGGTGGAACGGCTGGGGCGCCAACGACAGCGGCCCGGAAGTT GGGGCTATCTGGGATGGCATTCAAAAGGCAGCTTCCGCAACTGGTGTTGACCaccgcttcatcttggctgttATCATGCAGGAGTCCAATGGATGTGTCCGCGTTCCCACGACCAACTATGGTGTTCGCAACCCCGGTCTGATGCAGGACCACAATGGAGGAGCAAGCTGCAACGACGGTGGCTATGTCGGCAACCCTTGCCCTTCTGATACCATTTACAAGATGATTAGCGAGGGTACCGCCGGTACCAATGATGGCGATGGTCTTGCCAACTGTATCAATGAGGCTGGTACGGGTGATGTCTCTGCTTTCTACCGCGCTGCCCGAATCTACAACTCGGGGTCAATCTCGTCTACTGGCCAGCTCCAGAATGGGATTGCCACTCACTGCTACGCCAGTGATATTGCCAA CCGCCTTACTGGTTGGGTTAGCGCTTCGTCTAAGTGCACTTGCGACAGCAACCCTGGCAGCTGTGGAATCACGACCAACTAG